One window of the Anopheles cruzii chromosome 2, idAnoCruzAS_RS32_06, whole genome shotgun sequence genome contains the following:
- the LOC128269175 gene encoding RAB6-interacting golgin: MSKQFVGFSDDDIYKITRQATSKDAARKCEVLSRPHKKLPQAPPGAVKFMPPPIIDNGNNLSCVDSSIYPNHPIQQAVAFKPLPVMMKVPEDESILVLPHQPMTSQVTGNILAANTPVGGFKPPGDLVTPFKGMSLKDFEHQRKLMEEQNRQKREILHKAIEQHAQKTAAEASKIQEIKSELTKLDSELAADVAILRKQIDAASVHFTNVEKNYLNIENLFLKAKVELHQALEKKEMLTEHLCAIISHNEERKAKRLSDLMEKVGISVNGDLDDTINSNSTVATDANNSTTHSMGN; this comes from the exons ATGTCTAAGCAATTTGTTGGGTTCTCTGACGACGATATTTATAAAATCACTCGCCAAGCGACCAGTAAAGATGCAG CCAGGAAATGTGAAGTATTGTCGCGTCCGCACAAAAAACTGCCCCAAGCACCACCCGGTGCAGTGAAGTTCATGCCTCCGCCCATAATTGACAATGGAAACAACTTGAGCTGCGTTGATTCGAGCATTTATCCCAACCACCCGATTCAGCAGGCAGTCGCTTTTAAGCCGCTGCCCGTTATGATGAAAGTCCCAGAAGATGAATCCATTCTCGTTCTTCCTCACCAACCCATGACCAGCCAGGTAACGGGCAACATTCTCGCCGCCAATACACCGGTCGGCGGTTTCAAACCGCCCGGCGACTTGGTTACTCCTTTTAAAGGCATGTCGCTGAAGGACTTTGAACATCAAAGAAAGCTGATGGAAGAGCAAAATCGTCAGAAACGCGAAATTCTACACAAGGCAATCGAACAGCA CGCACAGAAAACGGCCGCAGAGGCAAGTAAAATACAGGAGATTAAATCGGAACTCACCAAACTAGACTCGGAGCTCGCCGCGGATGTTGCAATCTTGCGGAAGCAAATTGATGCCGCAAGTGTACATTTCACCAACGTGGA GAAAAACTACCTCAACATTGAAAACCTTTTTCTCAAAGCTAAGGTAGAACTTCACCAAGCTTTGGAGAAGAAGGAAATGCTTACCGAGCATCTCTGTGCAATCATTTCTCACAACGAGGAACGCAAAGCAAAGCGGCTGTCCGACCTGATGGAAAAGGTAGGTATTTCCGTGAACGGGGACTTGGACGATACTATCAACAGTAACAGCACTGTGGCAACGGACGCGAACAACAGTACTACACATTCTATGGGAAACtga